Below is a window of Clostridia bacterium DNA.
GCAAACTGTCTTTTAATTTAGACAAAATATCAATAGTGATATTAGCCATTACTATATCGAACTTTCCTTCGACTTTTTCAAGTAAGTTACTGTTTTTTACAATAATTTGTTGGTCAAAATGGTTAATCTTTGCATTTTTTAGCGTGGTATTTACGGCTTCGTCGTCATAGTCTACGGCAACAACTTGTTTTGCGCCCAATTTACAAACGGCTACGCTTAATATTCCGCTACCGCAACCGATATCAAGCGCAGTTTTGCCTTGACAATTTATTTTTTGCAAAAAAGAAAGGCACATAGAAGTTGTTTCGTGTTGCCCTGTGCCAAAAGCTAGGCAAGTATCTATAAAGATAGGCTCTTTACAAATTTTGCCTTTATATCCGTAAGGAACTACGGTCAAATTGTCTATGTCAATAGGCGTAAAGTATTCTTTCCATTTGTCGAGGTACTCTACGTCGTCTTTACAAACTACGTTAAGATTGCTAGCAAGGTTAGCCTTGATTAATTCTTGCTTGATTAGTTCGACTTTATCAATTTCGTCAATGCCCAAATAACCTTTGACAACGCAACCGCTCTGCGTTACGCCTTGCTCAATATACTCGATATTGAGTTTTTCAAGGTCGGTGGAGTCATATATAGCCACGCTTTGCCCTGTGACTTCTTGCAAAATGTATGCGACAAGTTCGCTTAACTCTGTCGTCGTTTCAACCGCAATTTCGTAAAATTTCATTTGTGTAACGGTTAGCCTTCGATTAAAATGTCGATTAATTTTTTAGCGTTTTGCCAAGCTAAAACATTTGACTTGTAGAATTGCCTACCTTGTTCGGTAATCTCGTAATATTTACGAGTGACGCCGGCAAGTTCGCTCCCCCAAGTGCCTTTAACGCACCCAAGTTCTTCTAAACGGTGATAAGCGGAATACAAACTCTGTTCGTTAGGAAGAAATAATTCCTTAGTCTTTGCGATAATCTCTTTTCTAATCTCGTTACCGTATTTTTTGCCGTCAAGTAGACAAGCTA
It encodes the following:
- a CDS encoding 50S ribosomal protein L11 methyltransferase; translated protein: MKFYEIAVETTTELSELVAYILQEVTGQSVAIYDSTDLEKLNIEYIEQGVTQSGCVVKGYLGIDEIDKVELIKQELIKANLASNLNVVCKDDVEYLDKWKEYFTPIDIDNLTVVPYGYKGKICKEPIFIDTCLAFGTGQHETTSMCLSFLQKINCQGKTALDIGCGSGILSVAVCKLGAKQVVAVDYDDEAVNTTLKNAKINHFDQQIIVKNSNLLEKVEGKFDIVMANITIDILSKLKDSLPKVLKKDSLVIFSGILTTQLDKLYSVFNLSKLDTISQGEWSATLLINKWDN
- a CDS encoding PadR family transcriptional regulator translates to MAIISSDLLRGNFDTIVLACLLDGKKYGNEIRKEIIAKTKELFLPNEQSLYSAYHRLEELGCVKGTWGSELAGVTRKYYEITEQGRQFYKSNVLAWQNAKKLIDILIEG